aaaataaaataaaagtgaaagTGGAAGGAGGGTATAATCATTTTTTCAGAAAAAGGAAAGGCATATGATAATTTATGATTCacgtatatataaaaaattaaaaaaaagggtaaaaatgaAATGGCAGTTGCCAACTGGCAAATCAAATCCGAAATTGAAGATGAAGAGACGTGGGAGTGGGAGTATTGAGGGATTTTGGATACGGAGTTTTCTTTGCTgcgttttcctttcttttcttttcttttttcttttttttggagcaCGCGTTTTACGCTAACAGCGGTTACTGTTTATATACTGTATATGAACAGTAGTCACAACTTTTAATCAGTcttccgtgaacagtgcatctgTGCACTGATCACGAAcccataaatttcattttttactaactttttcattaaaaataggtcccacagcactatttacacatttaaaaattattttgctacagtattttcagttttcagttttcaatttcagcaaaataagttttatccaaacagacccaatAATCCGTACAACTACCAACACCAACACTAACATGCCTTTTCAGTTTCTGTACTCCTACTTTACTCCCTACTGTACTTTTaagtatttcttcttctttgccttGCCTTGGATTGCACCTCTCTCTTCTCCTTCTCCAATGGTGTTCCATGGTCTCTCTcccactttttattatttattttatatgtgtAATCCCTAATCTATGTATTTTACTGTTTTTATGTCACATGTTTAGTTTTGTATACATTCACTCACCGTTtgatttcctctctctctcttaattaattaatggatatatatttatttattactgtttcttttatataaatcttttttttttttttttttgagagtcaaAACTGTGTATTATTATTACGATACTGGAAAATCAGAAATAACAACATAACTAATGTCTGCTGGAACATGCTCCATCCAGAccaataaaggaaaagaaacaattgCTCTCTTGGCTAAAGCATGAGCTACACAATTGCCCTGCCGCCTagtgtgagagaaagaaaaagttcttAACGAACCTAAAATAGACATCGTGTCTTTGATAATTTCACCCATAGACGAATGTGCTCCATCTGCTGTCCTCAACGCCCTCCAAACCACCTCCGAATCACCTTCAAATTCAGAAGCTGTTAATCCCACTTCCACTACAAACCTTGCTGCCCTTCTTGCAGCTAGCGCTTCCAGAACCTCCACAGAACCCGGGTAAGGAATTTTCTCAGCTAAAGCCGCAATAACCAGCCCCTGAAAGTCTCTAATTATGACTCCTATCCCTGCTTCCTCCGATTCGGCAAAGACCGCACCATCAAAATTAGTTTTATACGTTCCATCCACTGGGGGCCGCCATTTTATGCTTCCTTTTTGTTGCTGCACTTTTGAAATCTGGAGCTTGGACTGAAAGTCCGATAAGTAACCTTTAGCTGCGTCAAAAATTTTTTCAGTTGGCAAGCCTCTCTCATTCAATCTCAGCTTGTTTCTTTGGTTCCAAATGAACCAAGCCACCACCCCAAACAGCTCTAAACTGTTTTCCCTTCGTCTCACCACGTTAATCAACTCTTGCATATCCTGTAGAAGTGGATACTCTGTTCGGACCCAGCTGAAACAGGGGGCCCAAATGTTAGTAAGTTTCTCGCAACTCCAAATAGCATGAAATGTTGTTTCCTGGTCCAAGAGACAAGCACTGCACGTTGCTCCTTCCagaacttttcttttcttcagaTTAACCTTTGTGGGTAGAGCCTTAGAACAAACTTTCCAAAGAAAgcatttgattttatttggaaCGCGGAGCTTCCAAATACTCTTCCAGAAGGCCGACTGATGTGATGAGTCCGAACTTGATGCAGCACCAGAATTTGCTTCCTGACATAACATCTGGTACCCTGCCCTCACCGTATAATCCCCATTCTGACTATCTGGCCAGATTAAGCGGTCTCTCTGATCCGTCCAGCACAATGGTATCGCTTTGATTCGGCTTGCTTCAAAGCTCAAAAAATGCTGGTTTAACATGTTAATGTTCCAAGTGCACGTGTCTGGGTTTATGAGTGCAGCAACCTGAGCACCTTCTAATCCCGGAACGTGTGGAGAAACCACCCTGGCAGACCCCTTCCCTGGCAGCCAATTATCTTTGTATATATCAATACTCTTCCCATCTCCTATTCTCCACCTCATGCCCATCGAAATCACCTTCCTCGccttattcacttttttttttttagaaagtttcttttcattttatctattattattataatttatgtgaACTTGTGCTATGAAACAATGTAGTAGTTATCTTATATATGTTGGTGTGTTTATTATGCAGTTCCAGGCCATCCTGAACTTGATCCTGTGATTAATGCTGTTGTTTATGCCGCTAACTGGAAATCTCGTACCCCTCAAGAGTATaataataatctctctctctctgcagtATTACTTTccatgtttcttttctttcaattcTCACTCTAAACACACTTATTACTTCCTTTTTACAGTTTAACAATCTTTGTGTTGCTTTCCAAGCTTCATTTCTTAAAGACTTGTTATTTTATAGTTCCATTTAGTATTATGTTCTCGCAATCTTGCTTCATTTCCCTGGCATGTTCTAGCAGGATTGGATAAAGGGTTGCTGAAAATGGCAGCCTGTATTCCGGATTTGGAGGGTCGAACCCTTTTCCATTATGCAGCTGCTACAAGAAAGACCCATGTGTCCAAGTATTTTATGGAGCAAGTGAAAGTTGATGATGTCAATATGAAAGATGGGCAGGGTATTCCTATTCTCACTGCCCCTTATTCTGCAAATTTATTTGAATGCAATACAGACAAAGAGATCATTGAAGTTTTTAAAGCTATTAAAGTTTTATCAGGATGAAaagaacacacacacatataatggGATCTTAATTACTTTGATATGAGGTGATTTAAGATGAAAAAAGAATACAAGTATCTGAACAACAGGTTTCGTGTAGTCCTTACTTTAATTCAATTGGTATTTGGTGCAAGCCGCTTAGTCTGCCTAGGGGTACATAAAGTTAGGGGAGTTCCTAAATGATTGATCTTTATGTATTTAGGGTTCCGATACCTTTTGGTTTGGTTTAAGGTCATAATATCTGCCCCAACATTCTGCTCTTGTACTGTGATTTTGTTCTTACTACATGCTTTCACTAATGGTTGAATCGTAGTATCTTGATACCTAAGAGtctgtttatttttattttttgataagtaataaggaTTTATTGATAACGAAAAGAGAGATACCCAAGTATACAGGAAGTAAACAGGGGTGTACATATCAAGTATACTTGCATACAGATGGTTTTTGtgagtaaaactaaaaaagttcCATATAAATAGTTTGATTTGTGTGATACATAGACTATAGGATTATGTCataagttgtgaaattttgcAACATTTCATAAGGACCTCGTTGTAGTTGCAGAACAAAGCACATTTCTACATAGTGACTCAAATGTGTTAAGGTAGGTTTTATCAAGGGGTGTAATTTCATCTTAGACAATGTACTTGCTTTAGGCGTATTCAGGAAATAGTAGGAATTTGTTTGAATGTGGTTTATAGTTTCTGAagtttcataaattttaatattaaaactttgtttatttttgtttgtcatATGAAAATGGGGTGTTTTGTTGCCCCCAAGGCCTGTAATTGATTAAGGTGATTTTGCTTTGTCAGTTTTAGTTTAAATGATATGTCATTTGCTGTTCGTTGTTTTATGTATAGGCATTTTAAAGCTTATAAATGGTGCGTGTGGGAAACACAGCTGGATTGTTCAAATACACCTTAAATTATTAACAATGTTCACTTTTCTTGCGATGCGTCTGATTGCTGTGTTTATTGTTGGTTGCAATTATTGCTAAAATTCTTGAGACCTCTCATTTAGCTCTGTTGATAGGTAATGCGGAGCTTGGCATTTTATTTTCACCTAAATATGCTGTGGATGGTATAGTGAAAGATGCATTATGGCAATGGGCTCTTTACAGGTCAAACTCCTTTACACCATGCAATTCTACGACACTATTATCACACTGCTGCTTATCTTCTTATGAACGGTGTGGCTTCTAATGCAGAAAATGAAAATGGGGAGACTTCTCTGCATTATGCTGCATGTACAGTTTAGCTATATCTCTTTGCAAAAAGGAAAACTGGTCTCCTTCACCCtcaaaaaattttcccttaTTTAGTTTTGGATCCAGATGTCATTCGGTTAATGAGTATTAGAATTTATACATTTCTGTTTTGCTTGGctataattgaaaaattaatttggatgCTTGTTGAATGTTGACCGGATGTAATGAGCTTTTGCTCAAATGACATTTAACCCGTAAGAATGGGTGGAGGTTGCAATCATGGATTCACAATCCACTAGGTGTGTAtgtaatttaccaataaaaaaaaaattatatccacAACTCTTTAGTATATTCACTTGTTAATTTGCATGAGTATTAGGAGTGTCAATGTCAGGTTCGTGTCAGCatgtcgggttcgtgtcatgtcgaggtaggggtattcgactaaatggctcaaccctaacccgacacatttaataatcgtgtcatgatccttcaaccctaacctgacctgttaataaggcgggttaacctgacccaacccatttgacatgcttaataaacgagtcgtgttggATTGACACAAATGTAACACAACTCATTTCAACCtgtttaatattaaatatagcatccatctagaaataattttttttacatcccaaaaagcaatgcatacacttcaagtcttcaacccacattcaaaataatatagttcaacaaaaatataacattcatctagaaaataaattctttacacaccaaaagaagtgcatacacttcaacccaaattcaaaataactaagtttaataaaaataaaataacatagttcaacaaaaatataatatccttggaactcgtcaaatgctaagtatcaatattgaaagaatttgagtaaacaatagactaatcctgactatgaccCCGATTATCATCTATAGATTATTTGTTGATATCCAAAATCAGAACATCTTCTACAAGCTCATCTaattttatttgtgcaagttctatacccaaaaaaaaaaaagtattggtAGTTTTAGGgtctgtaaagtttcaatttccaattatatcccttgtaaatttttgtaattactcatttttctttttaaatttaaaatatatgttagatataaaaggtatttgacaaatttaaaataaaataaatatttatttgttatatgagtTAAACGGGatgtgttaagtgggtcatttcggattgacacaaataaattgacgtgtcaaacgtgtctattatGGGTTATACGGGTTGACTcacttatgacacgtttcttatcgtgtcacTTTTGGGTCGACtcatttatgacccaaacccattaaggtccaaccctaacccgaaaaaactAGTGTCgagttcgtgtcgtgttcgcgggttgggtcgaacattgacactCCTAATGAGTATAAGAAAAATAACATGGCTGGAGGGATTATAGGTTTGGGACAAAAGTTTAACTAGAAACTGGATATGCTTTATTATCTTTCTATCTAATGCATTTGCATTTGCTTTGGTTATTGATTTTCCTGGGGACCTAGAAGTTCCATGTCAATATATATAAGCGATTGTAGTTATTGTGGCTCTGCCATCATGGTTGCCAAGTGCAATTTTTTGCTCCATTAAATTGTCAATATAAGTGTTTTGATTTGTTCATTTGATGGGATCTCTAATACAGAAATTGCTTATTGTCCTTTAAATTTCTTTCTAATGGCCAAGAACCTAgtagctcaattggcacctcATGTTTCTAACAAAGACATCAAGGGTTCAAATTCCCCCTCTTCATTGTAAatattgaattgtcaaaaaagaaaaaaaaaattaatgctacaTGAATAATGTTAAGggaatttacaaaatttcaactGCCTCATTATAAATTACTTTTTGTGGAGCTTCTTCAATGTTAAATAATTACAAGGTGCTGcctaaaattatgaaataagaaTAATACCTTCAACAAATCAAGTACTATGTTGCATAACAAGTATCTACAAATTTAATGAAATGGTTTCCTCAGGTGATGGAAACTAGACTGCAATGTTAATGGtagtgaggaaaaaaattcataataaataaataatgggaAGATAAATAGATTGAATATATTGATTAATAAAGATGCAGGATGGTCAGTAGAGAGTATTAAAAGTATGTGAGGGAGGAGGAACTTTATTTTTCAGATTAAGCTATAATTAGAGAGATGGTGCATAGGGTAATTCTTGTCACTATTTATCATTTGGCCTAATATGAAATCTCATTGATTGTATTCTGACTATTCTCCTTGTTTCTACATATagcttttggtttatttatgCTTTATTATCACTTATATAGTTACACGGTTGCAGGGATTAAGAGAATTTTACGTCTTGTGATTTCAAAAGGTGCCAAAGTAGACGCAATTTCTAATCATGGCACGCCATTACATAATGCGGCAGCTCACGGCAACAAAGAATCTGTCAGAATTTTGTTAGAAAACCATGCCAACGTGAGCAACTTTGTTTCTTAATGTGGAAGAACTATTAATTATAACCTGCGCATTGTTGGTGGGACTCCAAAAAAGGATGGATTGGAAATATATTATGTAAAACCTAGCATATAACTCTTGTCCTAACCTTGACAATCTTTGAGAATATTTGTTAGCTTCCAAATGTCAGAAGTTATAGTAAAAATATCATGAGAAAGCTGATTTCAGTATTAAATTAGGATTGGATAACCACAATTAGAAATAATATTTCCTGTGTTAAATAAGTAGCATATGCTATCAATCCATAGGtagttttagatattttgtaacTCTGTAAATTCAGCCAAACTTGTTTGATATGTTCATGTTAAATTTGGTTGGACTATACTTAAAAGGTACTAACTTTTACCTTGATTTATGCTTTTTCAAAGTTTTGATATAAGCTTCTATGCACTAGTTctgtcatttttctttcttttggtttaAGTACTATGGCTTTGACAATTGGCTTGTTGTAATCACAGTGTACTCTAccttgatttatattttttgagttttcaacataaacttttatgtattagttggcattttttttttttaaatttaattactaTGGCTTTGACAATTGGCTTGTTGTAATCACAGTTAGTCAGTTACTATATGTATAgccttttgataaaataaaaattatgtcagGTGGAAGATTTCATATTAGGAGAGAAAAGCCTACTAAATTCACATATTGGTCTGATGACTGTTtggaattaattgtttttttattactcTTTTGCAGCCAAATGTAATTTTCCACGATCATGTACCTCCTTTGGTGATGGCTATCCATGCAAATTCAACCGAGTGTGTTGAATTTGAACTTTTGCTTCGggtaccttttttttaaaaaaaaaaaacaaaaaacaaaaacaaaaaacaaaacaaacaaacttgtTATACCATAGCATGTATACTTTGTTGCTAGTTTTGCTCATTGTCACAGAAGTTAACATGAATGTGTGATGCATGTCACTATAATCTTAGAGTTTCTCTAGCAACGAACATGCAAAGGAGGTTGTTTAGCTCACTGTCAAAGTTTTTTGAGTCTTCTagttttcattcaaaattatgTGATTCATGAC
The sequence above is drawn from the Quercus lobata isolate SW786 chromosome 12, ValleyOak3.0 Primary Assembly, whole genome shotgun sequence genome and encodes:
- the LOC115970742 gene encoding uncharacterized protein LOC115970742 isoform X1, translating into MLLFMPLTGNLVPLKRLDKGLLKMAACIPDLEGRTLFHYAAATRKTHVSKYFMEQVKVDDVNMKDGQGNAELGILFSPKYAVDGIVKDALWQWALYRSNSFTPCNSTTLLSHCCLSSYERCGF
- the LOC115970742 gene encoding uncharacterized protein LOC115970742 isoform X2, which translates into the protein MLLFMPLTGNLVPLKRLDKGLLKMAACIPDLEGRTLFHYAAATRKTHVSKYFMEQVKVDDVNMKDGQGNAELGILFSPKYAVDGIVKDALWQWALYRK
- the LOC115970323 gene encoding ankyrin repeat and SOCS box protein 8-like, whose amino-acid sequence is MLYYHLYSYTVAGIKRILRLVISKGAKVDAISNHGTPLHNAAAHGNKESVRILLENHANPNVIFHDHVPPLVMAIHANSTECVEFELLLRAGADPNIRKHGVTPLESAASEGFTEIFKCLLNAGADPNVTSFYGLTPIEIAALQCNYQSVVILFPVTFHIPAIPDWSTGGIMK